A section of the Macadamia integrifolia cultivar HAES 741 chromosome 9, SCU_Mint_v3, whole genome shotgun sequence genome encodes:
- the LOC122088239 gene encoding putative leucine-rich repeat-containing protein DDB_G0290503 isoform X2, producing MTEHQGRDEIKSLLGSHVAPEKTDPLEETRKEIENKVKRILKPIKVEGKVGNLNVELQLVDLVVEYYKQHKSLNAHHDDHTAELKEKFHYQERTSSSQYSDSDHSSKGKAEKASGSIKQQIEAANDKGKKFCEDLQARDEKEQRIIQGLQLELASLQTQKKELEEQFEEQNLKLQLVQTGLRDKILELERISKEKEDNQSKLKLQIAGEEQEDEGRKILAMEKNIELASKVVNLQKALKRSIEKHRQLLDQSQETYLTNLGLKDEMIDSGIELTLKMKEEIIIRSKAITRLQDEINTAESNLQISNNNLHVTEQLLAKKKEVYRKEEEKFQQECTELKEQNSKLSNEIDTAQRDLIEIRSSLEKTRNSFSGLEVVFQEFQENDSSFQSRIVEVSEALWIVKKLLVDTNGKIEELEKRLNVKEDEVLKIEEEKK from the exons ATGACTGAACATCAAGGGAGGGATGAAATAAAATCCCTTTTGGGGTCACATGTTGCTCCTGAAAAAACTGACCCTCTTGAAGAGACAAGAAAAG AAATTGAGAATAAAGTGAAAAGGATCTTGAAGCCTATCAAAGTTGAAGGAAAAGTGGGCAATTTGAACGTAGAGTTACAACTTGTTGACCTCGTCGTGGAGTACTACAAACAGCACAAATCACTCAACGCACATCATGATGATCATACTGCAGAGTTAAAGGAGAAATTTCATTACCAAGAAAGAACAAGTTCCAGCCAATATTCCGATTCAGATCATTCTTCTAAGGGGAAAGCAGAGAAAGCCAGTGGAAGCATTAAACAACAAATTGAAGCTGCAAATGATAAGGGGAAGAAATTCTGTGAAGACCTGCAAGCCAGAGATGA GAAGGAACAGAGAATAATACAGGGTTTACAATTAGAGCTGGCCTCTTTACAAACCCAGAAAAAGGAACTAGAAGAGCAGTTTGAAGAGCAAAATTTGAAGCTGCAGTTGGTTCAAACTGGACTACgagacaaaattttagaattggaaagaatatcaaaagagaaagaggataaCCAAAGCAAATTGAAATTGCAGATTGcaggagaagaacaagaagatgaaggaagaaAGATTCTGGCGATGGAAAAGAACATTGAGCTAGCTAGCAAGGTTGTTAATCTGCAGAAAGCGCTGAAAAGGTCAATTGAAAAGCACAGACAACTTCTGGATCAGTCTCAGGAAACCTACCTGACAAACCTTggcctgaaagatgagatgattGATTCGGGTATTGAGCTGACTTTGAAGATGAAGGAAGAAATAATAATCAGAAGCAAAGCAATTACAAGGTTACAGGATGAGATAAACACTGCTGAATCTAACCTGCAGATCTCTAACAATAACCTTCATGTCACAGAACAATTACTTGCTAAGAAGAAAGAAGTctacagaaaagaagaagagaagttccAACAAGAATGTACAGAACTCAAggaacaaaattccaaattgtCGAATGAGATCGACACTGCTCAGAGAGATCTCATTGAGATCAGGAGTTCACTGGAGAAGACAAGAAATTCATTCTCCGGACTTGAAGTAGTGTTCCAGGAGTTCCAGGAAAATGACAGTTCCTTCCAGAGCCGTATTGTTGAAGTCTCAGAAGCACTTTGGATTGTAAAGAAATTGCTTGTGGACACAAATGGTAAGATAGAAGAATTGGAAAAGAGACTCAACGTGAAAGAAGATGAGGTGCTCaaaatagaggaagagaagaagtga
- the LOC122088239 gene encoding putative leucine-rich repeat-containing protein DDB_G0290503 isoform X1 has product MTEHQGRDEIKSLLGSHVAPEKTDPLEETRKEIENKVKRILKPIKVEGKVGNLNVELQLVDLVVEYYKQHKSLNAHHDDHTAELKEKFHYQERTSSSQYSDSDHSSKGKAEKASGSIKQQIEAANDKGKKFCEDLQARDDQLKDDNSTLQDGKEQRIIQGLQLELASLQTQKKELEEQFEEQNLKLQLVQTGLRDKILELERISKEKEDNQSKLKLQIAGEEQEDEGRKILAMEKNIELASKVVNLQKALKRSIEKHRQLLDQSQETYLTNLGLKDEMIDSGIELTLKMKEEIIIRSKAITRLQDEINTAESNLQISNNNLHVTEQLLAKKKEVYRKEEEKFQQECTELKEQNSKLSNEIDTAQRDLIEIRSSLEKTRNSFSGLEVVFQEFQENDSSFQSRIVEVSEALWIVKKLLVDTNGKIEELEKRLNVKEDEVLKIEEEKK; this is encoded by the exons ATGACTGAACATCAAGGGAGGGATGAAATAAAATCCCTTTTGGGGTCACATGTTGCTCCTGAAAAAACTGACCCTCTTGAAGAGACAAGAAAAG AAATTGAGAATAAAGTGAAAAGGATCTTGAAGCCTATCAAAGTTGAAGGAAAAGTGGGCAATTTGAACGTAGAGTTACAACTTGTTGACCTCGTCGTGGAGTACTACAAACAGCACAAATCACTCAACGCACATCATGATGATCATACTGCAGAGTTAAAGGAGAAATTTCATTACCAAGAAAGAACAAGTTCCAGCCAATATTCCGATTCAGATCATTCTTCTAAGGGGAAAGCAGAGAAAGCCAGTGGAAGCATTAAACAACAAATTGAAGCTGCAAATGATAAGGGGAAGAAATTCTGTGAAGACCTGCAAGCCAGAGATGATCAGTTGAAAGATGACAATTCAACATTGCAGGATGGGAAGGAACAGAGAATAATACAGGGTTTACAATTAGAGCTGGCCTCTTTACAAACCCAGAAAAAGGAACTAGAAGAGCAGTTTGAAGAGCAAAATTTGAAGCTGCAGTTGGTTCAAACTGGACTACgagacaaaattttagaattggaaagaatatcaaaagagaaagaggataaCCAAAGCAAATTGAAATTGCAGATTGcaggagaagaacaagaagatgaaggaagaaAGATTCTGGCGATGGAAAAGAACATTGAGCTAGCTAGCAAGGTTGTTAATCTGCAGAAAGCGCTGAAAAGGTCAATTGAAAAGCACAGACAACTTCTGGATCAGTCTCAGGAAACCTACCTGACAAACCTTggcctgaaagatgagatgattGATTCGGGTATTGAGCTGACTTTGAAGATGAAGGAAGAAATAATAATCAGAAGCAAAGCAATTACAAGGTTACAGGATGAGATAAACACTGCTGAATCTAACCTGCAGATCTCTAACAATAACCTTCATGTCACAGAACAATTACTTGCTAAGAAGAAAGAAGTctacagaaaagaagaagagaagttccAACAAGAATGTACAGAACTCAAggaacaaaattccaaattgtCGAATGAGATCGACACTGCTCAGAGAGATCTCATTGAGATCAGGAGTTCACTGGAGAAGACAAGAAATTCATTCTCCGGACTTGAAGTAGTGTTCCAGGAGTTCCAGGAAAATGACAGTTCCTTCCAGAGCCGTATTGTTGAAGTCTCAGAAGCACTTTGGATTGTAAAGAAATTGCTTGTGGACACAAATGGTAAGATAGAAGAATTGGAAAAGAGACTCAACGTGAAAGAAGATGAGGTGCTCaaaatagaggaagagaagaagtga